GCGAGCAGCTCATCGACCGCGAAGTCGGCACAGACGAAGTCGCCGTATTCGAGGGTCGGCGTCTTGTTCTTGCCGCTGATCTTGAGCAGGCGCTCCATCGCCTCGCGGTCGGCCAGCACGTTGCGGGTTTCGACTTCCAGCCCGTTGCGCTTGAAGTAGTTAAGAGCGTCCACGCACCACGGGCAACCGGGTTTGATGTATACGATGGGCTTCATACCGCAACTTGCGCCGAAGCCGGGAGCATGTCGAGCGGGTCGGGTAGAAATTTGAACCGGAGTGAAAAGGCGTTAAAAGAATATCGGCGGCGCACACCGCCCCCAAGAA
The Verrucomicrobiota bacterium JB022 DNA segment above includes these coding regions:
- a CDS encoding glutaredoxin family protein, with the translated sequence MKPIVYIKPGCPWCVDALNYFKRNGLEVETRNVLADREAMERLLKISGKNKTPTLEYGDFVCADFAVDELLAALDDAPEVKEQLGLRD